In Apodemus sylvaticus chromosome 8, mApoSyl1.1, whole genome shotgun sequence, one genomic interval encodes:
- the Dydc2 gene encoding DPY30 domain-containing protein 2, with the protein METAYLKKCFGSSLTQALAEVARVRPSDPIEYLAHWLYHYRNITKAEEKKRQEALQPKEAYERSSEEVKPTEMLKEEGYQIQQKCEKCHQELPSTTLSSNKTSTLQEDTAPLEETTMVQESQPGVSRVISDMPQRAIPS; encoded by the exons ATGGAAACTGCCTACCTGAAGAAGTGCTTTGGAAGCAGCCTGACCCAGGCACTGGCAGAGGTTGCAAGAGTGCGGCCCAGTGACCCAATAGAGTACCTGGCTCACTGGCTTTACCATTACAGGAATATAACTAAAGCTGAAGAAAAG AAACGTCAGGAGGCGCTACAGCCTAAGGAAGCGTATGAAAGAAGCTCTGAGGAAGTAAAACCAACAGAAATGCTGAAAGAAGAAGGCTATCAGATCCAGCAGAAGTGTGAAAAGTGTCACCAG gaACTTCCCTCCACCACTCTCTCCTCAAACAAGACCTCAACCCTGCAGGAAGACACAGCACCTCTTGAGGAGACAACTATGGTGCAGGAATCTCAACCAGGTGTCTCGCGTGTGATTTCTGATATGCCTCAAAGGGCTATTCcctcataa